One segment of Oreochromis niloticus isolate F11D_XX linkage group LG8, O_niloticus_UMD_NMBU, whole genome shotgun sequence DNA contains the following:
- the tex47 gene encoding testis-expressed protein 47 isoform X2, with protein sequence MEKKGFEEKKEEEETRTSLFHHLLTRRKNLGDDAKIILQRLIMISRLPHDLADRTDLGAHYENLNFQLNKQYIWDHITGLLLIYPSYLLHIIESSRDILTSVLRDVKVMQQQPHRTLLEVKILFLDHNPQRRLFQQWSYKVLGADQVIRDPAVKVLEDEEVSIETLVCSVLSTLQNLSKKLEKSKALPGSVLDETPELIVHQKILERLLGREELLSPQQYLDMYKSTLNISMEFGQLNPRNLFSAV encoded by the exons atggagaaaaagGGTTTTGAggaaaagaaggaggaggaggaaactaGGACTAGTTTATTTCATCACTTATTGACACGGAGGAAGAATCTGGGGGATGATGCG AAGATCATCCTGCAGCGGCTGATAATGATTTCTCGGCTCCCCCACGACCTTGCTGATAGGACAGACCTGGGAG CTCATTATGAAAATCTCAACTTTCAGCTGAACAAACAGTACATATGGGATCACATAACAGGCCTGCTGCTTATTTATCCATCCTACCTGCTGCACATCATTGAA TCGTCCAGGGATATTCTGACTTCTGTTTTGAGAGACGTCAAAGTCATGCAACAACAGCCACACCG CACCTTGCTGGAAGtaaagattttgtttttggatCACAACCCTCAAAGAAGGCTGTTCCAGCAGTGGAGCTACAAG GTGCTGGGTGCAGATCAGGTGATCAGGGATCCTGCAGTTAAGGTACTGGAGGATGAAGAAGTCAGCATAGAGACCCTTGTATGCAGTGTCCTGTCAACGCTGCAAAATCTGAGCAAAAAGCTTGAAAAATCTAAG GCTCTTCCCGGGTCAGTGTTGGATGAGACGCCGGAGCTGATCGTCCATCAGAAAATTCTGGAAAGGCTTTTGGGTCGAGAGGAACTCCTGAGCCCGCAGCAGTACTTAGATATGTACAAATCCACCTTAAACATCAGTATGGAGTTTG GACAACTGAATCCAAGAAACCTTTTCTCTGCTGTTTAA
- the tex47 gene encoding testis-expressed protein 47 isoform X1: MSQLDVDGFPVAWKDPEDADTVSMFDVIYGKVREKIILQRLIMISRLPHDLADRTDLGAHYENLNFQLNKQYIWDHITGLLLIYPSYLLHIIESSRDILTSVLRDVKVMQQQPHRTLLEVKILFLDHNPQRRLFQQWSYKVLGADQVIRDPAVKVLEDEEVSIETLVCSVLSTLQNLSKKLEKSKALPGSVLDETPELIVHQKILERLLGREELLSPQQYLDMYKSTLNISMEFGQLNPRNLFSAV; the protein is encoded by the exons ATGTCGCAGCTGGATGTCGACGGTTTTCCAGTTGCGTGGAAAGATCCAGAGGATGCAGACACAGTATCAATGTTTGATGTGATTTACGGCAAAGTGAGAgag AAGATCATCCTGCAGCGGCTGATAATGATTTCTCGGCTCCCCCACGACCTTGCTGATAGGACAGACCTGGGAG CTCATTATGAAAATCTCAACTTTCAGCTGAACAAACAGTACATATGGGATCACATAACAGGCCTGCTGCTTATTTATCCATCCTACCTGCTGCACATCATTGAA TCGTCCAGGGATATTCTGACTTCTGTTTTGAGAGACGTCAAAGTCATGCAACAACAGCCACACCG CACCTTGCTGGAAGtaaagattttgtttttggatCACAACCCTCAAAGAAGGCTGTTCCAGCAGTGGAGCTACAAG GTGCTGGGTGCAGATCAGGTGATCAGGGATCCTGCAGTTAAGGTACTGGAGGATGAAGAAGTCAGCATAGAGACCCTTGTATGCAGTGTCCTGTCAACGCTGCAAAATCTGAGCAAAAAGCTTGAAAAATCTAAG GCTCTTCCCGGGTCAGTGTTGGATGAGACGCCGGAGCTGATCGTCCATCAGAAAATTCTGGAAAGGCTTTTGGGTCGAGAGGAACTCCTGAGCCCGCAGCAGTACTTAGATATGTACAAATCCACCTTAAACATCAGTATGGAGTTTG GACAACTGAATCCAAGAAACCTTTTCTCTGCTGTTTAA